In the Halarsenatibacter silvermanii genome, TATAAGGGTTCATATTTTTACAAATAAACCCAAAATTGTGCATCTGATCTTGCAAAAAACATTTGAATATTAATTTGGGCTTTTTTCGTTGAAAATCAGCTATGATATGCCGGTGATATAAAGAGGTAGTAAAATCAATTTACCCCGGAAGTAGTGGTATATAGGTTGATGAGTGAAAGATAAAGTAGACAGGCAGAAATATTGACCCCAAACAAATAAATAAGGGGTGAAATTCCTCCTAATTCTTGATATAATGGTAATAAGCGAAATCACCAAAACAGAAAAGGAGGAATTTCACCCTATGGCTATTATACCAAATAAAAGACTATTTGGCTACCGTGAATGTGAAGATTTGGGAGATTTAGCAAGACTAAAACTGGTGATAGAGATTTTACCTGACGAAAAGCTGATGAAGCATCTTGAAAGAAAGAGAAAACACGGCAGGAACGATAATCCCATCAGAGGAATGTGGAATTCAATTCTGGCAGGAATAGTATTTGAACACGAATCTATTGAGAGTTTAAGAAGAGAGCTTAAAAGGAACGGACAGCTAAGATATTTATGCGGTTTGCCTAATGGTACCCCTTCAGCTTCCGCCTACAGCCGTTTTTTAGACAAGTTAATGGAAGAGGAGCATTTTGAATATATTGAAGAGATGTTTGAGGAACTGGTAGAAAAATTAAAGGAATTAATAGATGATTTTGGAGAGGTTATGGCAGTAGACGGCAAAGCCGTAGAGAGTTTTGCCAATCCTCATGATTATGATAAAGAAGAACTGAAAAAGAGAAA is a window encoding:
- a CDS encoding transposase, producing MAIIPNKRLFGYRECEDLGDLARLKLVIEILPDEKLMKHLERKRKHGRNDNPIRGMWNSILAGIVFEHESIESLRRELKRNGQLRYLCGLPNGTPSASAYSRFLDKLMEEEHFEYIEEMFEELVEKLKELIDDFGEVMAVDGKAVESFANPHDYDKEELKKR